In a genomic window of Balaenoptera ricei isolate mBalRic1 chromosome 3, mBalRic1.hap2, whole genome shotgun sequence:
- the TMED9 gene encoding transmembrane emp24 domain-containing protein 9, translated as MAAQRGVRVVGLCPGARLGRVVRALLLLLWFAARGGALYFHIGETEKKCFIEEIPDETMVIGNYRTQLYDKQREEYQPATPGLGMFVEVKDPEDKVILARQYGSEGRFTFTSHTPGEHQICLHSNSTKFSLFAGGMLRVHLDIQVGEHANDYAEIAAKDKLSELQLRVRQLVEQVEQIQKEQNYQRWREERFRQTSESTNQRVLWWSILQTLILVAIGVWQMRHLKSFFEAKKLV; from the exons ATGGCTGCGCAGCGGGGCGTGCGGGTTGTTGGGCTCTGCCCCGGAGCCCGGTTGGGTAGGGTCGTTCGGGCCCTCCTGCTACTGCTGTGGTTTGCGGCCCGCGGAGGCGCGCTTTACTTCCACATCGGGGAGACGGAAAAGAAGTGCTTTATTGAGGAGATTCCGGACGAGACCATGGTTATAG GAAACTACCGGACGCAGTTGTATGACAAGCAGCGAGAGGAGTACCAACCGGCCACCCCCGGGCTTGGCATGTTCGTGGAGGTTAAGGACCCAGAGGACAAG GTCATCCTGGCCCGGCAGTATGGCTCTGAAGGCAGGTTCACCTTTACCTCCCATACCCCTGGTGAGCACCAGATCTGTCTTCACTCCAATTCCACCAAGTTCTCCCTTTTTGCTGGAGGCATGCTG aGAGTTCATCTGGACATCCAGGTAGGTGAACATGCCAACGACTATGCAGAAATTGCTGCCAAAGACAAGTTGAGTGAGTTGCAGCTACGAGTGCGACAGCTGGTGGAGCAAGTAGAGCAGATCCAGAAAGAGCAGAACTACCAGCGG TGGCGAGAGGAGCGCTTCCGGCAGACCAGCGAGAGCACCAACCAGAGGGTGCTGTGGTGGTCTATCCTGCAGACCCTCATTCTCGTAGCCATCGGCGTCTGGCAGATGCGACACCTCAAGAGCTTCTTTGAAGCCAAGAAGCTGGTGTAG